A portion of the Phacochoerus africanus isolate WHEZ1 chromosome 5, ROS_Pafr_v1, whole genome shotgun sequence genome contains these proteins:
- the UCN gene encoding urocortin, which translates to MRPAGLAALLAALLLLAQLRPGSSQWSPEAAVAGVQDPSLRWSPRTQKHGGGGARALLLLLAERFPRRAGQGRWGSGAASERPRRDDPPLSIDLTFHLLRTLLELARTQSQRERAEQNRIIFDSVGK; encoded by the coding sequence ATGAGGCCGGCGGGACTCGCGGCGCTGCTGGCGGCCCTTCTGCTTCTGGCACAGCTGCGTCCGGGGAGCAGCCAGTGGAGCCCAGAGGCGGCCGTGGCCGGGGTCCAGGACCCGAGTCTGCGCTGGAGTCCCAGGACGCAGAAGCacggcggcggcggggcccgCGCCCTCCTCTTGTTGCTGGCCGAGCGCTTCCCACGCCGCGCAGGGCAGGGCCGGTGGGGATCCGGGGCCGCAAGTGAGCGGCCGCGACGGGACGACCCTCCGCTGTCCATTGACCTCACCTTCCACCTGCTGCGGACCCTGCTGGAGCTGGCGCGGACGCAGAGCCAGCGGGAGCGCGCCGAGCAGAACCGCATCATATTCGACTCGGTGGGCAAGTGA
- the MPV17 gene encoding protein Mpv17 isoform X3 translates to MALWRAYQRALTAHPWKVQVLTAGSLMGLGDVISQQLVERRGLQGHQTGRTLTMVSLGCGFVGPVVGGWYKVLDRLIPGATKVDALKKMLLDQGGFAPCFLGCFLPLVGTLNGLSAQDNWAKLQRDYPDALITNYYLWPAVQLANFYLVPLHYRLAVVQCVAVIWNSYLSWKAHRL, encoded by the exons ATGGCACTTTGGCGGGCATACCAGAGGGCTCTGACTGCTCACCCATGGAAAGTACAGGTCTTGACTGCTG GGTCCCTGATGGGCCTGGGTGACGTTATCTCACAGCAGCTGGTGGAGCGGCGAGGTCTGCAGGGGCACCAGACCGGCCGGACCCTGACCATGGTCTCTCTGGGCTGTGGCTTTGTG GGCCCTGTAGTTGGAGGCTGGTACAAGGTTTTGGACCGGCTCATCCCCGGCGCCACCAAGGTGGATGCGCTAAAGAAGATGCTGCTGGACCAG GGGGGCTTTGCCCCATGTTTTCTAGGCTGTTTCCTTCCACTGGTAGGGACACTGAATGGACTGTCAGCCCAGGACAATTGGGCCAAACTCCAGCGG GATTATCCTGATGCCCTCATCACCAACTACTAC CTCTGGCCCGCTGTGCAGTTAGCCAACTTCTACCTGGTCCCTCTTCATTACAG GTTGGCTGTCGTCCAGTGTGTTGCTGTTATCTGGAACTCCTACCTGTCCTGGAAGGCACATCGGCTCtaa
- the MPV17 gene encoding protein Mpv17 isoform X2 gives MESTGLDCCFTTYSHVPKQYTNQGFIFTLNPAIACRPHKGSLMGLGDVISQQLVERRGLQGHQTGRTLTMVSLGCGFVGPVVGGWYKVLDRLIPGATKVDALKKMLLDQGGFAPCFLGCFLPLVGTLNGLSAQDNWAKLQRDYPDALITNYYLWPAVQLANFYLVPLHYRLAVVQCVAVIWNSYLSWKAHRL, from the exons ATGGAAAGTACAGGTCTTGACTGCTG TTTTACTACCTATAGCCATGTCCCCAAACAATATACTAATCAAggatttatttttactctaaatCCAGCGATTGCATGTCGACCTCACAAAG GGTCCCTGATGGGCCTGGGTGACGTTATCTCACAGCAGCTGGTGGAGCGGCGAGGTCTGCAGGGGCACCAGACCGGCCGGACCCTGACCATGGTCTCTCTGGGCTGTGGCTTTGTG GGCCCTGTAGTTGGAGGCTGGTACAAGGTTTTGGACCGGCTCATCCCCGGCGCCACCAAGGTGGATGCGCTAAAGAAGATGCTGCTGGACCAG GGGGGCTTTGCCCCATGTTTTCTAGGCTGTTTCCTTCCACTGGTAGGGACACTGAATGGACTGTCAGCCCAGGACAATTGGGCCAAACTCCAGCGG GATTATCCTGATGCCCTCATCACCAACTACTAC CTCTGGCCCGCTGTGCAGTTAGCCAACTTCTACCTGGTCCCTCTTCATTACAG GTTGGCTGTCGTCCAGTGTGTTGCTGTTATCTGGAACTCCTACCTGTCCTGGAAGGCACATCGGCTCtaa
- the MPV17 gene encoding protein Mpv17 isoform X1, with amino-acid sequence MESTGLDCCFTTYSHVPKQYTNQGFIFTLNPAIACRPHKGSLMGLGDVISQQLVERRGLQGHQTGRTLTMVSLGCGFVGPVVGGWYKVLDRLIPGATKVDALKKMLLDQGGFAPCFLGCFLPLVGTLNGLSAQDNWAKLQRDYPDALITNYYVGCRPVCCCYLELLPVLEGTSALSLPPSLACLAVIQLDPGRSDHLLKVGTSVFTGFGGWSELDGVSPLKCPFHSKM; translated from the exons ATGGAAAGTACAGGTCTTGACTGCTG TTTTACTACCTATAGCCATGTCCCCAAACAATATACTAATCAAggatttatttttactctaaatCCAGCGATTGCATGTCGACCTCACAAAG GGTCCCTGATGGGCCTGGGTGACGTTATCTCACAGCAGCTGGTGGAGCGGCGAGGTCTGCAGGGGCACCAGACCGGCCGGACCCTGACCATGGTCTCTCTGGGCTGTGGCTTTGTG GGCCCTGTAGTTGGAGGCTGGTACAAGGTTTTGGACCGGCTCATCCCCGGCGCCACCAAGGTGGATGCGCTAAAGAAGATGCTGCTGGACCAG GGGGGCTTTGCCCCATGTTTTCTAGGCTGTTTCCTTCCACTGGTAGGGACACTGAATGGACTGTCAGCCCAGGACAATTGGGCCAAACTCCAGCGG GATTATCCTGATGCCCTCATCACCAACTACTAC GTTGGCTGTCGTCCAGTGTGTTGCTGTTATCTGGAACTCCTACCTGTCCTGGAAGGCACATCGGCTCtaagcctgcctccctccctcgctTGCCTTGCAGTCATTCAGCTTGACCCTGGGAGGTCCGACCACCTCCTTAAAGTGGGCACATCGGTTTTCACAGGGTTTGGTGGCTGGTCAGAACTTGATGGAGTTAGCCCTCTGAAATGCCCATTTCACTCTAAAATGTAA
- the MPV17 gene encoding protein Mpv17 isoform X4 — MESTGLDCCFTTYSHVPKQYTNQGFIFTLNPAIACRPHKGSLMGLGDVISQQLVERRGLQGHQTGRTLTMVSLGCGFVGPVVGGWYKVLDRLIPGATKVDALKKMLLDQGGFAPCFLGCFLPLVGTLNGLSAQDNWAKLQRDYPDALITNYYLWPAVQLANFYLVPLHYRG; from the exons ATGGAAAGTACAGGTCTTGACTGCTG TTTTACTACCTATAGCCATGTCCCCAAACAATATACTAATCAAggatttatttttactctaaatCCAGCGATTGCATGTCGACCTCACAAAG GGTCCCTGATGGGCCTGGGTGACGTTATCTCACAGCAGCTGGTGGAGCGGCGAGGTCTGCAGGGGCACCAGACCGGCCGGACCCTGACCATGGTCTCTCTGGGCTGTGGCTTTGTG GGCCCTGTAGTTGGAGGCTGGTACAAGGTTTTGGACCGGCTCATCCCCGGCGCCACCAAGGTGGATGCGCTAAAGAAGATGCTGCTGGACCAG GGGGGCTTTGCCCCATGTTTTCTAGGCTGTTTCCTTCCACTGGTAGGGACACTGAATGGACTGTCAGCCCAGGACAATTGGGCCAAACTCCAGCGG GATTATCCTGATGCCCTCATCACCAACTACTAC CTCTGGCCCGCTGTGCAGTTAGCCAACTTCTACCTGGTCCCTCTTCATTACAG AGGCTGA
- the GTF3C2 gene encoding general transcription factor 3C polypeptide 2, giving the protein MDTYGVGCVALGEAGPVGNMTVVDSPRQDMLDQLDVKASSETRSVEASIEMSLPTPLPGFEDSLDERRLPPEQESLSRLEQQDLSSEMSNVPKPRASQPGQKRGGRPRRGPQRPQPPNPPPAPLVPGLLDEPNPLSTPMPKKRSRKSKADLLLLKLSKDLDQPKSPPPKKPPPGERPRRRAAQVALLYLQELAEELSTTLPAPVSCPESPKVDSPTKPKKSQQQAACHSGKEEDDTAQDEDFILQVEAENGEESEAPSESSSDPEPAVPRSTPRGSTAGKQKPQCRGVAPNGLPNHIMAPVWKCLHLTKDLREQKHSYWEFAEWIPLAWKWHLLSELEAAPYLPQEEKSPLFSVQREGLPEDGTLYRINRFSSITAHPERLDVSFFTGGPLWALDWCPVPEGAATSQYVALFSSPDMNETHSMSQLHSGPGLLQLWGLGTLQQESCAGNRAHFVYGIACDHGCIWDLKFCPSGAWELPGTPRKAPLLPRLGLLALACSDGKVLLFSLPHPEALMAQQPPDAMKPAIYKVQCVATLQVGSMQASEPSECGQCLSLAWMPTRPHHHLAAGYYNGMVVFWNLPTNSPLQRIRLSDGSLKLYPFQCFLAHDQAVRTLQWCKANSHFLASAGSDRKIKFWDLRRPYEPINSIKRFLSTELAWLLPYNGVTVAQDNCYASYGLCGIHYIDAGYLGFKAYFTAPRKGTVWSLSGSDWLGTIAAGDISGELIAAILPDMALNPINVKRPVERRFPIYKADLMPYQDRPEGQDHSSTSSGTPNPPKARTYAETVNHHYLLFQDTDLSSFHGLLHREPMLRMQEGEGQTQLYLDRLQLEAIHKVRFSPNLDSYGWLVSGGQSGLVRIHYVRGLTSPLGHRMQLESQAHFSAMFQPASSIERPGFPPASHRLLPSP; this is encoded by the exons ATGGATACCTACGGGGTCGGCTGCGTTGCCCTGGGGGAGGCCGGCCCCGTGGGGAACATGACTGTGGTAGACTCTCCTCGGCAAGACATGCTAGACCAGCTTGATGTCAAGGCCTCTTCAGAAACAAGAAGTGTGGAGGCTTCCATCGAGATGTCATTACCGACCCCTTTGCCTGGATTTGAGGATTCTCTTGATGAGAGGAGGCTCCCTCCAGAACAGGAAAGCCTCTCCAGACTGGAACAGCAAG ATCTTTCTTCAGAGATGTCAAACGTCCCAAAGCCTAGGGCCTCACAGCCTGGCCAGAAGAGAGGTGGGAGGCCACGGAGAGGACCCCAAAGGCCCCAGCCGCCTAATCCTCCACCAGCCCCTCTGGTTCCTGGTCTCTTGGATGAGCCCAACCCTCTGTCTACCCCCATGCCTAAGAAACGAAGTCGAAAGTCCAAGGCAGACCTGCTACTGCTGAAGTTGTCAAAAGACCTGGATCAGCCAAAGTCTCCGCCTCCAAAGAAGCCCCCTCCTGGGGAACGGCCCCGCCGAAGGGCTGCCCAAGT GGCACTCCTGTATCTTCAGGAGCTGGCTGAAGAGCTCTCAACAACCCTGCCTGCTCCAGTGTCTTGTCCTGAGAGCCCCAAGGTGGACAGCCCCACCAAACCGAAGAAAAGCCAGCAGCAGGCAGCCTGTCACAGTGGAAAAGAAGAGGATGACACAGCACAGGATGAAGATTTCATTCTCCAGGTGGAGGcggaaaatggagaagaaagtgAGGCCCCAAGCGAGAGCTCGTCTGACCCTGAGCCCGCAGTGCCCCGAAGCACCCCACGAGGATCCACTGCAGGG AAGCAGAAGCCACAGTGCCGGGGAGTGGCCCCTAACGGCTTACCAAACCACATCATGGCTCCTGTTTGGAAGTGCCTGCATCTCACCAAGGACCT CCGAGAACAGAAACATTCATACTGGGAGTTTGCAGAATGGATTCCTTTAGCCTGGAAGTGGCACTTATTATCTGAACT TGAGGCGGCTCCCTACCTACCCCAGGAGGAGAAGTCTCCGCTGTTTTCTGTGCAGCGTGAAGGACTTCCTGAAGATGGCACACTCTACCGCATAAACAG ATTTAGCTCTATCACAGCCCACCCAGAGCGCTTGGATGTGTCCTTCTTCACGGGGGGACCGCTCTGGGCTCTGGACTGGTGCCCAGTGCCTGAGGGGGCAGCAACTTCGCAGTATGTGGCCCTTTTCTCCAGCCCTGACATGAATGAGACGCACTCAATGAGCCAGCTTCATTCGGGGCCTGGGCTGCTCCAGCTGTGGGGCCTTGGGACTTTGCAGCAGGAAAGCTG TGCTGGCAACAGAGCCCACTTTGTCTATGGAATTGCTTGTGACCACGGCTGCATCTGGGACCTCAAGTTCTGCCCCAGTggagcatgggaacttccaggcaCCCCTCGGAAG GCTCCTCTCCTGCCCCGGTTGGGTCTCCTGGCTCTTGCCTGCTCAGACGGAAAGGTGCTGCTCTTCAGTCTGCCCCATCCTGAAGCCCTAATGGCTCAGCAGCCTCCGG ATGCCATGAAGCCTGCCATCTATAAG GTCCAGTGTGTGGCAACCCTTCAGGTGGGGTCCATGCAAGCTTCAGAGCCCTCAGAGTGTGGTCAGTGCCTTAGCCTGGCCTGGATGCCCACCCGGCCCCACCACCACTTGGCTGCTGGATACTATAATG GCATGGTGGTTTTCTGGAACCTTCCCACGAACTCCCCCCTGCAGCGGATCCGGCTCTCCGACGGCTCCTTGAAGCTCTACCCTTTCCAGTGTTTCCTGGCCCATGACCAGGCTGTGCGTACCCTGCAGTGGTGCAAGGCTAACAG TCATTTCCTAGCTTCCGCAGGGAGCGACCGGAAAATCAAATTCTGGGACCTTCGACGACCTTATGAACCAATCAACTCTATCAAGCGCTTCTTGAGTACAGAACTGGCCTGGCTGCTTCCCTACAATGGTGTCACCGTGGCTCAGGACAACTGCTATGCCTC tTATGGACTCTGTGGAATTCATTATATCGATGCTGGTTACCTTGGTTTCAAGGCCTACTTCACTGCTCCTCGAAAAGGCACTGTCTGG AGTCTTTCTGGGTCCGACTGGCTTGGGACAATAGCTGCAGGAGACATATCTGGGGAGCTCATTGCAGCTATATTGCCTGATATGGCACTGAACCCAATAAATGTCAAGCGACCTGTAGAGCGAAGATTC CCTATATATAAAGCAGATCTGATGCCATATCAGGACAGGCCTGAAGGTCAAGACCACTCTTCCACTTCGTCTGGGACCCCCAACCCTCCCAAGGCTCGAACTTATGCTGAAACTGTCAACCATCATTACTTGCTCTTTCAAGACACAGATTTG AGTTCGTTCCACGGTCTGCTCCACAGAGAACCGATGCTGCGCATGCAGGAAGGCGAGGGGCAGACACAGCTCTACCTGGACAGGCTGCAGCTGGAAGCCATTCATAAG GTACGTTTCAGCCCAAACCTGGACTCCTATGGATGGCTGGTCTCTGGGGGGCAGTCAGGGCTGGTTCGGATCCATTATGTCCGTGGACTCACCTCTCCACTGGGCCATCGTATGCAGCTTGAAAGCCAAGCCCACTTCAGTGCTATGTTCCAGCCGGCCTCCTCTATTGAAAGGCCTGGCTTCCCTCCAGCCAGCCATCGCCTTCTGCCCAGTCCCTAG